The following are encoded together in the Robertmurraya sp. FSL R5-0851 genome:
- a CDS encoding benzoate/H(+) symporter BenE family transporter, giving the protein MSEFNLGQSLKGVPKFLNLNTLSAGTLAAIFGCTGPALIVIGGAASGGLTHQQAISWLFAIYFFGGLLGIYLALKYRQPIAGAYSIPGAVLVAGALTQFSLNEAAGAYFVAGVLVLILGVTGLIGKIMRWIPLPIVMGMIVGAMIRFGTGMITSIEAAPLIAGSAVVVYLLSSRYLKKVPPIVSAFVVSMIVALLLNQFKMGDVESGFITPQLVMPSFSLDAIVSIAIPLALLVIGAENAQATGVLMAQGYKPPVNAMTVWSGIGGIVTSFFGGHNANIAGPMTAICSSQEAGEKKEGRYAAVIVNGTLFASFGLFAGVVVPFVSAMPGVLVATVAGLAMIGVLLSSLQAAFSDSKFQIGAFFALIIAMSGVSFFSVSSPFWAIIGGVVVSLIIEKSHFTVKSEETKRDETAGVEVV; this is encoded by the coding sequence ATGAGTGAGTTTAATCTAGGTCAAAGTTTAAAAGGTGTGCCTAAATTCTTAAATCTTAACACCTTAAGCGCGGGAACTCTTGCAGCTATCTTTGGATGTACAGGTCCAGCGTTGATTGTTATTGGTGGTGCAGCAAGTGGAGGATTAACCCATCAACAAGCGATTTCTTGGTTATTTGCCATCTATTTCTTCGGAGGACTTTTAGGTATTTATTTAGCTTTAAAATATCGTCAACCCATTGCTGGTGCGTATTCGATTCCAGGTGCGGTGTTGGTTGCAGGTGCCCTTACGCAATTTTCATTAAATGAAGCAGCTGGAGCTTATTTCGTTGCTGGTGTCCTAGTTCTTATTCTCGGTGTGACAGGACTCATCGGAAAAATCATGAGGTGGATCCCTTTACCAATTGTCATGGGAATGATTGTTGGAGCCATGATCCGTTTTGGAACGGGTATGATTACCTCTATTGAAGCAGCACCATTAATTGCTGGTTCTGCTGTTGTTGTCTATTTACTTTCCTCAAGATATCTCAAAAAAGTGCCACCTATTGTCTCTGCATTTGTCGTTTCCATGATTGTAGCCCTACTTTTAAATCAATTCAAAATGGGAGATGTTGAAAGCGGATTCATAACCCCTCAACTCGTTATGCCAAGCTTTAGTCTCGATGCCATTGTTTCCATCGCTATTCCACTTGCTCTGTTAGTCATTGGGGCAGAAAATGCACAAGCCACGGGGGTATTAATGGCTCAAGGCTATAAACCACCAGTCAATGCCATGACGGTTTGGAGTGGAATTGGAGGAATTGTCACCTCATTCTTTGGAGGTCATAATGCAAATATAGCTGGTCCGATGACAGCCATTTGTTCATCTCAAGAAGCAGGTGAGAAGAAAGAAGGTCGCTATGCAGCGGTAATTGTAAATGGAACATTATTTGCTTCCTTTGGTTTATTTGCAGGTGTCGTTGTTCCATTTGTCTCTGCCATGCCGGGAGTATTAGTTGCTACCGTCGCAGGTCTTGCTATGATTGGTGTTCTCTTAAGTTCCCTCCAAGCCGCTTTCTCTGATAGTAAATTTCAAATAGGGGCTTTCTTCGCATTAATTATCGCCATGTCAGGTGTAAGCTTCTTTAGTGTAAGTTCACCGTTCTGGGCCATTATTGGTGGGGTGGTTGTGTCTTTAATCATTGAAAAGAGTCATTTTACGGTTAAAAGTGAAGAAACAAAGAGAGATGAAACTGCTGGGGTTGAAGTGGTTTGA